The following DNA comes from Emys orbicularis isolate rEmyOrb1 chromosome 13, rEmyOrb1.hap1, whole genome shotgun sequence.
aaaggaggatatagatataataggcatcacagaaacctggtggactgagagcaatcaatgggacacaatcattccggggtacaaaatatatcggaaggacagaacaggccgtgcagggggaggagtggcactatatgttaaagaaagtgtagattcaaatgaagtaaaaatcttaagcgaatccacaggttccatagagtctctatggatagaaatttcatgctctagtaaaaatataacattagggatctattatcgaccacctgaccaggacagtaatagtgatgatgaaatgctaagggaaattagagaggctatcaaaattaagaacccaataatagtgggggatttcaattatccccatattgactgggaacatttcacttcaggacgaaatgcagagataaaatttctcgatactttaaatgactgcttcatggagcagctggtacgggaacccacaaggggagaggcgactctagatttaatcctgagtggagcgcaggagctggtccaagaggtaactatagcgggaccgcttggaaatagtgaccataatacaatagcattcaacatccctgtggtgggaagaacacctcaactgcccaacactgtggcctttaatttcaaaagggggaactatacaaaaatgaggaagttagttagacaaaagttaaaaggtacagtgactaaagtgaaatccctgcaagttgcgtgggccctttttaaagacaccataatagaggctcaacttcaatgtataccccaaattaagaaacacagtaaaagaactcaaaaagagccaccgtggcttaacaaccatgtaaaagaagcagtgagagataaaaagacttcctttaaaaagtggaagtcaaatcctagtgaggcaaatagaaaggagcacaaacactgccaacttaagtgcaagagtgtaataagaaaagccaaagaggagtttgaagaacggctagccaaaaactccaaaggtaataacaaaatgttttttaagtacatcagaagcaggaagcctgctaaacaaccagtggggccccttgacgatgaaaatacaaaaggagcgcttaaagatgataaagtcattgcggagaaactaaatggattctttgcttcagtcttcacggctgaggatgttagggagattcccaaacctgagctggcttttgtaggtgacaaatctgaggaactgtcacagattgaagtatcactagaggaggttttggaattaattgataaactcaacattaacaagtcaccgggaccagatggcattcacccaagagttctgaaagaactcaaatgtgaagttgcggaactattaactaaggtttgtaacctgtcctttaaatcggcttcggtacccaatgactggaagttagctaatgtaacgccaatatttaaaaagggctctaggggtgatcccggcaattacagaccggtaagtctaacgtcagtaccgggcaaattagttgaaacaatagtaaagaacaaaattgtcagacacatagaaaaacataaactcttgagcaatagtcaacatggtttctgtaaagggaaatcgtgtcttactaatctattagagttctttgaaggggtcaacaaacatgtggacaagggggatccggtggacatagtgtacttagatttccagaaagcctttgacaaggtccctcaccaaaggctcttacgtaaattaagctgtcatgggataaaagggaaggtcctttcatggattgagaactggttaaaggacagggaacaaagggtaggaattaatggtaaattctcagaatggagaggggtaactagtggtgttccccaagggtcagtcctaggaccaatcctattcaatttattcataaatgatctggagaaaggggtaaacagtgaggtggcaaagtttgcagatgatactaaactactcaagatagttaagaccaaagcagattgtgaagaacttcaaaaagatctcccaaaactaagtgattgggcagcaaaatggcaaatgaaatttaatgtggataaatgtaaagtaatgcacattggaaaaaataaccccaactatacatacaacatgatgggggctaatttagctacaacgagtcaggaaaaagatcttggcgtcatcgtggatagttctctaaagatgtccacgcagtgtgcagaggcggtcaaaaaagcaaacaggatgttaggaatcattaaaaaggggatagagaataagactgagaatatattattgcccttatataaatccatggtacgcccacatctcgagtactgtgtacagatgtggtctcctcacctcaaaaaagatattctagcactagaaaaggttcagaaaagagcaactaaaatgattaagggtttagagagggtcccatatgaggaaagattaaagaggctaggactcttcagtttggaaaagagaagactaaggggggacatgatagaggtatataaaatcatgagtgatgtggagaaagtggataaggaaaagttatttacttattcccataatacaagaactaggggtcaccaaatgaaattaataggcagcaggtttaaaacaaataaaaggaagttcttcttcacgcagcgcacagtcaacttgtggaactccttacctgaggaggttgtgaaggctaggactataacaatgtttaaaaggggactggataaattcatggtggctaagtccataaatggctattagccaggatgggtaagaatggtgtccctagcctctgttcgtcagaggatggagatggatggcaggagagagatcacttgatcattgcctgttaggttcactccctctggggcacctggcattggccactgtcggtagacagatactgggctagatggacctttggtctgacccagtacggcctttcttatgttcttatgttctaacaccttacatggcatatctggcatgatttattgcaattttataatgtaatccttctgcccgtctgagttggcagcaacacaggccgggttcagtatctaggagttccctttcaataacacaatgcaaaactggcttgagcccccacccagtgacctgggacaattacataccatcccccaggcgcctctaagaggcaatacttctcctctcacaagcacggagtctgagtgtagcaaaagcctttaaataaaggagggaaacaatgcggcattatgttggggaaacaccacaaacaggattcataacacaaaccatgagcaaaacacacaccctcccccgccaagtaagtttggcagtatccttttcccctcagggtcttaagtccagcaatccaaaaaatcacccaaagtcccaaaagtccaataccccaaaagtctctgtccctggtcagtgcagccccagagtttaaaagtttatctgcagagttttacctcccatcCTGGGTGGAAATGAGGGGACCgcaggggtgttaaggggcaccttacatggtccaaGGCCAACTGtcccgcctctccatggggttctgctgcagccctcACCGtgagccactccaccagccgctctTCTCCACCAACCGtcccgtgagccactccagctgTCCCGCCAactgctccgctccaccagccatATATCTTTTCAGGCTCCCCActacttaacacagcactcagtgatttcagctctttagtgaattcagcttgtagtaggggagtctcagtgctggtgcaccattggcccgaggtgaattcagctcagcagcctgtaactagactcctaatagaatcaagatTAGCACTGATATTCCCCAGTGGAGAAAGGAagaggtgcaattggtgttttaggccctcaaagggggcccataccatcaagtacaaatgcctgtccccagcctctctcaagtcactgggttttggaacccatgttccttgtctagcaagtgctacttagttgatggcgagtctctccatcataaaatgccaagtacagttctactgcccttgagtcacataatcagggtaacaacactttattcttcctgccccaataacagagaaactggggatcccacagcagtcaaagtgaccatttgggatGCCGTGGGCTCaggctaggcagggtgggtgtacctatgcaaacaagatcagcccctgaagttcttttccacaactcgccacaattcaccaccagatgtcagggtagagctcatcctgactctgcttacaataATATtggtattattaataatataaagTGTCTCACAATTCCATACAGCGTCAcaagtggatttacaccagattAACTAGCTCCATTTACAAATCAGTGTAAACGGGTGCTGACCAGGTCTCACACACACGTGAGTAATCGACAAATGGGGGGCCTTTGTCTTCTGTCTATTATATGGTCCCAGTCCCTGGCATGTGGCTTACATGCTGTGTCTCCCCCCAGTGTCCCCCGAAGTCTCAGTTTCCCACAGAGATACCCCCAACGGCTCCGTCACCCTCTCCTGCCGCGCCAGGGGCTTTTACCCGCGTCCCATCCACGTCTCCTGGGTGCGGGACGGAGAAGACATCCTGGTGGAGACGGGCTCCAGCGGGATCCTGCCCAACGCCGACGGCACCTACTACACGCAGTCGTCCCTGGAGATCTCCCCGCAGCAGGAGGACGGGCACCGCTACGCCTGCCAGGTGGAGCACAGCAGCCCGCCGGAGCCCATGCTCGTCTGGGGTAAGGGGGGTGAATGGCAGGGCCCAGGGGTTGGGGGCACAGCCCCATGGGAATTACAGAGATGGGGTGAGGCTGGGCCACTGGAAAGTCAATATCCCTGCCCATTGTCAGAGCGAATTCGTCTAGCTCTGGGTATTCGTGTGACCCACAGAAATGGCCGATCCCTCAGAGAATCTCATTAAGTTTCTGGCCATGGCATCATGCagtgacagtgagttccacaggctgatgaTGTTATGAGGGAAGGGCCTGGTTGCTGTGTGGCGTGTGTGTCTGGCAGTGCCCGGCAGAGCACCCACCCTCTGTGTCCCATCCCCGTCCCCCTCCCGGCtcagcctttccccttccctgggGCCAGGTCTCTGCAGACGCCCTCGGGGAGACGTTCAAGGCAAAGGCCTGTGGCTGCCCCAGGAGGATGCCCCAGTGGCTGCGCCCCTCGGTGACCTGGGCCCTTCTCCATCCCACAGCCCCTGGGAAGAAGGGCCCCCTGCAtcccggggtcctggccgccatcGTCCTGGCCGTGCTGGTTCTGGCTGGAGCTGTAGGGGCTGGCGTCATCCTGTGGAGGAGAAAATCAGCAGGTAAGAGCCAGTCCCCGTGGAGCCGGGATGTGGGGAGGTCTGGGGAGTGGGGCGGCCCAGCCAGCCCAAGGGGGAATggctcctcccactgccccccaaggagaggtggggcagggccatggggcagGGCTGATCACTGTAACCTGGCACAGCTGGGGGCACAGTTGGCTCTGTCGTTGGCTGGGCACCGTgtgccctgctgggggggggcactggggtgggTCTGGCCTGGGTGAGGTGCAGTCAGGGTCACGGGGAGCCctgtgtctgggggagggggggagggatcacCGTGGGGGAGCGGTGACCCTGCTCCCCTGCACTGACCCTCATTCTCTGCTTGTGTTTCATTCTGCCCCATGAATCCCGGCTACGCTCCAGCAGCCAGTGAGTAAATCCAGGGTACAGGGCCCAGCGCCCCAGTGCATTATGGGTGCAGGGGGTCCCCATGAGGGGAGAAGGGATTCAGGCACTGATGGGGCTGGGCGGCGTGAGTCACAGTCGTCACTCCAAGGGCCCGTTGCAGGCCAGACCAGCCGTCCGGGAGCTTCCGAGTGTGAGGGAAAAGTTGGAGCCCGGCGGTGTCTGTCGGGGGTGGGTACGACTGGGGTCACACACTGCGTTTGGGGTTCGAACCCGTGTCCATTCCCAGCCTGGGGGAGGTCGCTCCATAGAGAGGAGTTAGCGTGGGGTGCGGTGTGGGGGACGCCCAGAGCtgaattcccctcccccttccctagctgggatccccagagctaacaccACCTCGGAACgattttcttctctctccatATCATAGATCAGAGAAGATTCTGCCTCCAGCTCGTCACTGGGAACAGACCCCCGGAGCGTGGGACCCCAGTGCTAGGGGCAGAGTGACGCTGACCCCGCTGGCTGGGCGATCTCTGTCCTCTGACTCCCCCCTGCCCCGGGGGAGATTCCTGCCCTGGTCGTTAGAGCAGTTTCCTCCTGGGGGTGTTGGGCCTCAGGCTCTCTGATTGCAGCGTTTGCGTCTCTGCTTCTGCAGCCGGGACTTTGCCTCAACTTCTCTCCCAAGGGGCCGACTCACTCCAGTGTCTCGTCTCTGCGGGGGCCGCGCTGCCTGCATCAGGGATGGGCAGTTCCCCTTGTCCAGCAGCAGGAACCGGCACAGAGCCCAGTGAGCAGGCAAAGACGGGGGCGGGGGAGCCCCGCAGCGGGGAATTATGGGCTACTCCACCCCCATCTGAGAGGCAAATGGGCCCTGCTTGGAAAAAGCAAATCCCAAAATGGTGATTTTCAGAGGAAAAGACTCCGTGCTCTGGTCGAGCTCAGGTCCGAGATTT
Coding sequences within:
- the LOC135888113 gene encoding class I histocompatibility antigen, F10 alpha chain-like, whose translation is MADGHHSLALLVTGVTHEDGTHHFIMITSVDDVQIAHYSSDTREVRATQEWAEQALGTEYLQEKTREFWGHEEDCKVLTKRWMQQHNQTGGIHTTQVHTGCALSDQAPMDPRFQYAYDGRDFISFDNQTGTWVAAVPLAVLMKQRWETGDKIWTQYIQHFLQSECLGTLRNLVHRGRKVLEQQVSPEVSVSHRDTPNGSVTLSCRARGFYPRPIHVSWVRDGEDILVETGSSGILPNADGTYYTQSSLEISPQQEDGHRYACQVEHSSPPEPMLVWAPGKKGPLHPGVLAAIVLAVLVLAGAVGAGVILWRRKSAGKSQSPWSRDVGSRDFASTSLPRGRLTPVSRLCGGRAACIRDGQFPLSSSRNRHRAQ